A region of Excalfactoria chinensis isolate bCotChi1 chromosome 22, bCotChi1.hap2, whole genome shotgun sequence DNA encodes the following proteins:
- the FOXO6 gene encoding forkhead box protein O6, translated as MEEKLQAHQVDIDPDFEPQSRPRSCTWPLPHPDFAEDDDGGSAGAPPALAPGPADGPEHGGGIPGERRAPAAAAPPPPGADVGQLRKAKTSRRNAWGNLSYADLITKAIESAPEKRLTLSQIYDWMVRYVPYFKDKGDSNSSAGWKNSIRHNLSLHTRFIRVQNEGTGKSSWWMLNPEGGKTGKTPRRRAVSMDNNSKFLRIKGKASKKKQLQVTPERGDDSPSSQQAKWSESPASHASDEYDAWADFRTRASSSASTLSGRLSPIMANREPDELEEDDGTPSSPLMYPSPSSTVSPSLSARCSVELPRLTDLTGTISLGESLGESLLEDLQDGYSMSPSQPLPLRQRSSSFSFNSKCSSMGPATNTYCGTIYSQPALGLMRRLPMQTIQENKQATFSPAASYRNASSLQDLLSSISYAHKESMVPGDLPPPPPGPAVPSRGHRQSPLLCGEQGMAYPAHPAPLLKGSTLYHPPPAGHHPALNASALANPVSLMSLPGDACSATAMPHHGHLHPYAANQGAHMSLLDSPYAGAVHPPVLGQDRFPADLDLDMFNGSLECDVESIILNDFMDSDEMDFNFDSALPPQNALNVPTLPGGPQPTNQSWVPG; from the exons ATGGAAGAGAAGCTTCAAGCGCATCAGGTGGACATCGACCCGGATTTCGAGCCGCAGAGCCGGCCCCGCTCGTGCACCTGGCCGCTCCCGCACCCCGACTTCGCTGAGGACGACGATGGGGGTTCGGCCGGAGCCCCCCCGGCTTTGGCTCCCGGCCCCGCGGACGGTCCCGAGCACGGAGGGGGTATCCCGGGGGAGCGCAgagcccccgccgccgccgcgccgccgccccccggaGCCGACGTTGGGCAGCTCCGAAAGGCCAAAACCTCCCGACGGAACGCGTGGGGGAACCTCTCGTACGCCGACCTCATCACCAAAGCCATCGAGAGCGCCCCGGAGAAGCGGCTCACGCTCTCGCAGATCTATGACTGGATGGTGCGCTACGTCCCCTACTTTAAGGATAAAGGAGACAGCAACAGCTCCGCCGGATGGAAG AACTCCATCCGGCACAACCTCTCCTTGCACACCCGCTTCATCCGCGTGCAGAACGAGGGCACGGGGAAGAGCTCCTGGTGGATGCTGAACCCTGAGGGTGGCAAGACAGGCAAAACGCCGCGCCGGAGGGCTGTCTCCATGGACAACAACAGCAAGTTCCTTCGCATCAAAGGCAAGGCCagcaaaaagaagcagctgcaggtgaCACCGGAGCGTGGGGACGACAGCCCGAGCTCACAGCAGGCCAAGTGGTCTGAGAGCCCAGCGTCCCACGCCAGCGATGAGTACGATGCATGGGCGGACTTCAGGACCAGGGCCAGCTCGTCAGCCAGCACGTTGAGTGGGCGCCTCTCCCCCATCATGGCCAACCGTGAGCCCGATGAGCTGGAGGAGGACGATGGCACGCCGTCCTCCCCACTGATGTACCCCAGCCCTTCCAGCACCGTGTCCCCCTCCCTGAGCGCCCGCTGCTCTGTCGAGCTGCCTCGCCTCACCGACCTGACCGGCACCATCAGCTTGGGGGAGAGCCTGGGGGAGAGCCTGCTGGAGGACCTGCAGGATGGCTACAGCATGAGCCCCTCGCAGCCGCTGCCCCTGCGCCAGCGCAGCTCCAGCTTCTCCTTCAACTCCAAGTGCTCTAGCATGGGACCGGCCACCAACACGTACTGTGGGACCATCTACAGCCAGCCAGCGCTGGGGCTGATGCGGCGCCTGCCCATGCAGACCATCCAGGAGAACAAGCAGGCCACCTTCTCGCCTGCCGCCTCCTACCGGAACGCCTCCTCGCTGCAGGACCTGCTCTCCTCCATCTCCTACGCGCACAAAGAGAGCATGGTGCCGGGGGACCTGCCCCCACCACCACCCGGCCCTGCGGTGCCGTCCCGTGGCCACAGACAGAGCCCACTGCTGTGTGGGGAGCAGGGCATGGCCTACCCGGCCCACCCGGCCCCTCTGCTGAAGGGCAGCACGCTGTACCACCCACCACCCGCTGGCCATCACCCCGCGCTCAATGCCAGTGCCTTAGCCAACCCCGTCAGCCTTATGAGCCTGCCCGGTGACGCGTGCAGTGCAACGGCCATGCCGCACCACGGGCACCTGCACCCTTACGCCGCCAACCAAGGGGCGCACATGAGCCTGCTGGATTCGCCCTACGCGGGGGCCGTCCATCCCCCGGTGTTGGGCCAGGACAGGTTCCCAGCAGACCTGGACCTGGACATGTTCAATGGGAGCCTGGAGTGCGATGTGGAGTCCATCATCCTGAATGACTTCATGGACAGCGATGAGATGGACTTCAACTTCGACTCGGCGCTCCCACCGCAGAACGCGCTCAACGTGCCCACGCTGCCCGGTGGTCCACAGCCCACAAACCAGAGCTGGGTGCCCGGGTGA